Proteins found in one Thermaerobacter subterraneus DSM 13965 genomic segment:
- a CDS encoding Ger(x)C family spore germination protein — translation MKGAKARLLALLLLVAVTLTGCWDLEEIDRRTVVLGLAFDTDRGGGFRMVASVPDPRALVPSGGTAIGPQVKEPAFVVLQTRGRTASENLAALRDVTSRDLFLGQILVIGVSERLARRGVLSLLEFLMNNTDIPRAAWFVVARGDPARVLAVKPPQQTFPEFYLDDVFRARGKPTGALAIPYWRVWVDTLLPGRDALVPVVAPGPQGQMRVAQVAAFRDSRMVGLLSEKETHLLALIRDARNTFWEVDLPDGRRIALRPLGANTRILPLSPGPGGRPRFRFEASLNMALVEVYGATGSPPELLQQAASHDLTLALTRLVRRLQQMGSDPLGFGERWRIAQPRLFQVRDWHQQWPQAQVDVRVRVNIGRGGAFH, via the coding sequence ATGAAGGGAGCCAAGGCCCGGCTGCTGGCCCTTTTGCTGCTGGTGGCCGTGACGCTGACGGGCTGCTGGGACCTGGAGGAGATCGACCGGCGCACCGTGGTGCTGGGTCTGGCCTTTGACACCGACCGGGGCGGCGGCTTCCGCATGGTGGCCTCGGTGCCCGACCCGCGTGCCCTGGTACCTTCAGGCGGAACGGCCATCGGGCCCCAGGTGAAGGAACCGGCCTTCGTGGTGCTTCAGACCCGGGGCCGGACGGCGTCGGAGAACCTGGCCGCTCTGCGGGATGTGACCAGCCGGGATCTCTTTCTCGGTCAGATCCTGGTGATCGGGGTCTCCGAGCGCCTGGCGCGCCGGGGCGTCCTGTCCCTTCTGGAATTTCTCATGAACAACACGGACATTCCCCGGGCCGCCTGGTTCGTGGTGGCGCGGGGCGACCCGGCCCGGGTGCTGGCGGTCAAGCCGCCCCAACAGACCTTTCCCGAGTTCTATTTGGACGATGTCTTCCGCGCCCGGGGTAAGCCTACGGGGGCTCTGGCCATCCCCTACTGGCGGGTGTGGGTCGACACCCTGCTGCCCGGGCGGGATGCCCTGGTGCCCGTGGTGGCACCGGGACCCCAGGGGCAGATGCGGGTGGCCCAGGTGGCGGCTTTCCGCGATAGCCGAATGGTCGGCCTCCTGAGCGAGAAGGAGACCCACCTCCTGGCGTTGATCCGGGATGCGCGGAACACCTTCTGGGAGGTTGACCTGCCGGACGGGCGGCGGATCGCTCTGCGGCCCCTGGGTGCGAACACCCGCATCCTGCCCCTCTCACCGGGCCCCGGCGGCAGGCCCCGATTTCGCTTCGAGGCCTCGCTCAACATGGCGCTGGTCGAGGTCTACGGCGCCACGGGCAGCCCCCCTGAGCTCCTGCAACAGGCGGCCAGCCACGATCTCACCCTGGCCCTCACCCGGTTGGTCCGGCGGCTGCAGCAAATGGGCAGCGATCCCCTGGGCTTCGGCGAGCGCTGGCGCATTGCCCAGCCCCGGCTGTTTCAGGTCCGCGACTGGCACCAGCAGTGGCCGCAGGCGCAAGTCGACGTGCGGGTACGGGTCAACATCGGCCGCGGCGGCGCCTTCCACTGA
- a CDS encoding GerAB/ArcD/ProY family transporter, with translation MALFFFTLFQFQLLDGPMWLARAAGRFGWLVELLGALMGLPLVLLMVDLASRFPGQTVYQYARRLLGRPVAFVTNGLILLYGVIFLGYFLRQFVIVVQTYLLPRTPIWAITALVTSGIVLVVSLGPMALNRLAQMLFLPVVAASGIMLAIAMRNVDLLLLAPVWPIPTAVLAAVPTTAFSPFIPIKHLPVQLAMVRRPQDHRRSLVLTYVAVALFKVIATAATLAIFSHRGVALMAWPGLEALRVVQVPLALLEELGLPGLVVYQVVLFVSSAVFFVSDYVGLPVWLGLGPRVMPWLLPVLAAAAAAVCLAPQDEAQLDLLRRVVMYGGLYSAVFYPGVLWLVARWRRVGAEAAP, from the coding sequence GTGGCCCTGTTCTTCTTCACCCTGTTCCAGTTCCAGTTACTGGACGGCCCCATGTGGCTGGCGCGGGCGGCCGGCCGGTTCGGCTGGCTGGTGGAGCTGCTGGGCGCCCTGATGGGCCTGCCCCTGGTCCTCCTGATGGTCGACCTGGCCTCCCGCTTCCCCGGCCAGACCGTCTACCAGTACGCCCGCCGCCTGCTGGGACGGCCGGTGGCCTTTGTCACCAACGGTTTGATCCTGCTCTACGGCGTCATTTTCCTCGGCTACTTCTTACGCCAGTTCGTCATTGTGGTCCAAACCTACCTGCTACCGCGCACCCCCATCTGGGCGATCACGGCGCTGGTAACGAGTGGCATCGTCTTGGTGGTGAGCCTGGGACCCATGGCCCTGAACCGGCTTGCGCAGATGCTCTTCCTCCCCGTGGTGGCAGCCTCCGGGATCATGCTGGCCATCGCCATGCGCAACGTCGACCTGCTACTGCTTGCGCCCGTCTGGCCCATCCCCACCGCGGTGCTGGCCGCCGTGCCCACTACCGCTTTCTCACCTTTCATCCCGATCAAGCACCTGCCGGTCCAACTGGCCATGGTGCGGCGGCCCCAAGACCACCGGCGCTCCCTCGTACTGACCTACGTGGCCGTGGCCCTGTTTAAAGTCATCGCCACGGCGGCTACACTGGCCATCTTCAGCCACCGCGGGGTCGCCCTGATGGCCTGGCCGGGCCTGGAGGCCCTCCGGGTGGTCCAGGTGCCCCTGGCCCTGCTGGAGGAGCTGGGCCTGCCAGGCCTGGTGGTGTACCAGGTGGTGCTGTTTGTCTCCAGCGCGGTCTTTTTTGTTAGCGATTATGTCGGCCTGCCGGTCTGGCTCGGCCTCGGCCCGCGGGTCATGCCCTGGCTTTTGCCGGTGCTGGCGGCGGCCGCGGCGGCCGTGTGCCTGGCCCCGCAGGACGAAGCACAGCTGGATCTGTTGCGACGGGTGGTGATGTACGGGGGCCTTTACAGCGCCGTCTTCTACCCTGGGGTGCTCTGGCTGGTGGCCCGGTGGCGGCGGGTGGGGGCGGAGGCGGCCCCATGA
- a CDS encoding spore germination protein, protein MGRGRSLVNRQHPGGGVETGRRVGLRGHGAEAAPRTRGMTEIRYDGPAGWWAVANLVEPSRPVGGKRRDVPATQIDPTSRRALKLLRRHTRRTLAAIDTLLDHVREVPGGYRRLSGPARRDLERARRQLAYHIGPSDDIVYRPFHFGLLRGLVVYAEGVVDPQFVSQAVLEPLQRLAAARWAAVVARAAQPGGAAGNPSVAPAAPAGAEDSGPPVRDIGLARGDGPSSRRGGPGRSQGPGREGGPASRRGPARDGQKKGQAAGQRQPALPPELAGRLTRELQQAITIATQVRRTRSYRQAAQAVVEGKAVLVVAGVPDMLTFGAEGWPKRQPDEPESERTIRGPREGLVETLSDNLALIRRFIRDPSLRVRKIKLGKVTRTPVAMVYIENLAPQATVDEVWERLQSIDADAIIESGTVEEYLTGRKGSIFPLVHATERTDKVAAALLEGRVVVLVDRSPFALFVPTSLAELYQSPDDYYVNFWQGTAVRLLRIVGLFISLALPGLYITLVGFHPELIPTKLALASAGIRQGTPMPAAVELVAMELLFELFREGGLRLPAAVGQTVGIAGGVVLGTAAAQAGFVSGIVIVVTAGTAIASFAIPNYFLGLTWRILKFALIALSATFGLTGLVAGMLLVAAHLAAAESAGAPYMTPFGPMRPKRLLRMAVRPPHWEKGAAARP, encoded by the coding sequence GTGGGCAGGGGCCGGTCGTTGGTGAACCGGCAGCACCCGGGTGGTGGCGTCGAAACCGGCCGGCGGGTGGGGCTGCGCGGTCACGGGGCGGAAGCCGCGCCCCGCACCAGGGGCATGACGGAAATCCGCTATGACGGCCCGGCCGGCTGGTGGGCCGTGGCCAACCTGGTCGAGCCCTCCCGGCCGGTGGGCGGGAAACGGCGGGACGTGCCTGCCACCCAAATCGACCCCACGTCCCGGCGGGCGCTCAAACTTTTGCGGCGCCACACCCGGCGGACCCTGGCCGCCATCGACACCCTGCTGGACCACGTCCGCGAGGTCCCGGGCGGCTACCGCCGCCTGAGCGGCCCCGCCCGGCGGGACCTGGAGCGGGCGCGGCGCCAGCTTGCCTATCACATCGGTCCCAGCGACGACATCGTTTACAGGCCCTTCCACTTCGGGCTGCTGCGGGGACTGGTGGTCTACGCCGAGGGCGTGGTGGACCCCCAGTTCGTTAGCCAGGCGGTGCTCGAGCCCCTGCAGCGCCTGGCCGCCGCCCGCTGGGCAGCGGTGGTGGCCCGGGCCGCCCAGCCCGGCGGCGCCGCCGGGAACCCCAGCGTAGCGCCCGCCGCCCCGGCCGGCGCAGAAGACTCCGGCCCCCCCGTCCGGGACATCGGCCTGGCGCGAGGGGATGGGCCTTCAAGCCGCCGCGGCGGACCGGGGCGGAGCCAGGGGCCGGGACGGGAGGGCGGGCCGGCATCCCGCCGTGGGCCGGCCCGGGATGGGCAGAAGAAGGGCCAAGCGGCCGGTCAGCGCCAACCTGCGCTGCCGCCCGAGCTAGCCGGCCGGCTTACCCGCGAGCTTCAGCAGGCGATCACCATTGCCACCCAGGTCCGGCGCACCCGGTCCTACCGCCAGGCGGCTCAGGCCGTGGTCGAGGGCAAGGCCGTCCTGGTGGTGGCGGGGGTGCCCGACATGCTGACCTTCGGCGCCGAGGGCTGGCCCAAGCGCCAGCCTGACGAGCCCGAATCGGAGCGCACCATCCGCGGGCCGCGGGAGGGGCTGGTGGAGACCCTTTCGGACAACCTGGCCCTGATCCGGCGGTTCATCCGGGACCCGTCCCTGCGGGTGCGGAAGATCAAGCTGGGCAAGGTCACCCGCACCCCGGTGGCCATGGTCTACATCGAGAACCTGGCGCCCCAGGCCACCGTGGACGAGGTGTGGGAGCGGCTGCAGAGCATCGACGCCGACGCCATCATCGAAAGCGGCACGGTGGAGGAGTACCTGACGGGCCGGAAGGGGTCCATCTTCCCGTTGGTGCACGCCACCGAACGCACCGACAAGGTGGCGGCCGCCCTGCTGGAGGGACGGGTGGTGGTCCTGGTGGACCGCAGCCCCTTTGCCCTCTTCGTGCCCACGTCCCTTGCCGAGCTCTACCAGAGCCCGGACGACTATTACGTCAACTTCTGGCAGGGCACCGCCGTGCGGCTCCTGCGCATCGTGGGCCTGTTCATCTCCCTGGCCCTGCCCGGGCTTTACATCACCCTGGTAGGGTTCCACCCCGAGCTGATCCCCACCAAGCTGGCCCTGGCCAGCGCCGGCATCCGCCAGGGCACGCCCATGCCGGCGGCCGTCGAACTGGTGGCCATGGAGCTGCTCTTCGAGCTCTTCCGGGAGGGCGGCCTGCGCCTGCCGGCCGCCGTCGGCCAGACGGTGGGCATCGCCGGCGGCGTGGTGCTGGGGACGGCCGCCGCCCAGGCCGGGTTCGTCTCGGGCATCGTGATCGTGGTGACGGCGGGGACCGCCATCGCCTCCTTTGCGATCCCCAACTACTTCCTTGGCCTGACCTGGCGCATTCTGAAGTTCGCCCTGATCGCCCTGAGCGCCACCTTCGGCCTGACGGGCCTGGTGGCCGGCATGCTGCTGGTGGCGGCCCACCTGGCCGCGGCGGAGTCCGCCGGCGCCCCCTACATGACGCCCTTCGGGCCCATGCGGCCCAAGCGGCTGCTGCGCATGGCGGTGCGGCCGCCCCACTGGGAAAAGGGTGCAGCGGCCCGGCCCTGA
- a CDS encoding patatin-like phospholipase family protein, translated as MNADAVLSGGGVRVIALVGALEVAEERGYRWVNLGGTSGGAIVAALRAAGYTPAEMRQLMESTDFSRFRDRDALDRVPLAGTLLSLLLENGLYEGRALEAWLEELLARKGVRTFGDLELPAALAGDDPRFRYRLQVVAADVTRRRLLVLPRDLPDYGLDPAGFSVARAVRMSAALPYFYEPVPLVYPGPDGPETSLVVDGGLVANFPVWLFDVEGVPPWPTFGFRLADPVDQAVPFDGPVGYLIALVSTALEAREELANAHTAARTVAVPTLGVRTTDFDLDLAMRRRLYQAGREAAARFFRQWDFGRYKQAFRGQAGPLAV; from the coding sequence ATGAACGCCGATGCGGTGCTGTCGGGGGGCGGCGTCCGGGTCATCGCCCTCGTCGGTGCCCTGGAAGTGGCGGAAGAACGGGGCTACCGCTGGGTCAACCTGGGCGGCACCTCGGGGGGCGCCATCGTGGCCGCCCTGCGAGCGGCCGGCTACACGCCGGCCGAGATGCGCCAGCTGATGGAGTCCACCGACTTCAGCCGGTTCCGGGATCGGGATGCCCTGGACCGGGTGCCCCTGGCGGGCACCCTGCTGAGCCTGCTGCTTGAGAACGGGCTCTACGAGGGCCGGGCCCTGGAGGCGTGGCTGGAAGAGCTGCTGGCCCGCAAGGGCGTCCGCACCTTCGGCGATCTGGAGCTGCCCGCCGCCCTGGCCGGCGACGATCCGCGCTTCCGCTACCGGCTGCAGGTGGTGGCGGCCGATGTCACCCGGCGGCGCCTGCTAGTGCTGCCCCGCGACCTGCCGGACTACGGCCTGGACCCCGCCGGGTTCTCCGTGGCCCGGGCGGTGCGCATGAGCGCAGCACTGCCGTACTTCTACGAGCCCGTCCCGCTGGTCTACCCGGGCCCGGACGGCCCGGAGACCAGCCTGGTGGTGGACGGCGGCCTTGTGGCCAACTTCCCGGTCTGGCTCTTCGACGTGGAAGGTGTGCCGCCCTGGCCCACCTTCGGCTTCCGGCTGGCCGACCCGGTGGACCAGGCCGTCCCCTTCGACGGGCCCGTGGGCTACCTGATCGCCCTGGTCAGCACGGCCCTGGAGGCGCGGGAGGAGCTGGCCAACGCCCACACTGCGGCCCGCACCGTGGCCGTGCCCACCCTGGGGGTGCGGACCACCGACTTCGACCTGGACCTGGCCATGCGACGCCGCCTCTACCAGGCGGGCCGGGAGGCGGCGGCCCGGTTCTTCCGCCAGTGGGACTTCGGCCGTTACAAGCAGGCCTTTCGCGGCCAGGCGGGGCCGCTGGCGGTGTAG
- a CDS encoding acyl-CoA synthetase, translating to MGTFRIEVPERYNFARDTVDRWAEDPERLAMLWVDDEGGGHPYTFRHFAERSRRVAGLLRSLGIGPGDRVLVVLGREVAWWEVMLGLIRLGAIPAPGTTLLTARDLAYRIQRTEAAAIVADPEVAERVDTVASQCPSLRVRIVTGGPRPGWIPYEEAVAAAGPDEGEDTAASDPMLIYFTSGTTGYPKMVLHEHSYPLGHRVTGELWCGLRPGDLHWNVSDTGWAKAAWSSFCGPWVAGAQVLVDHKPGKFDPQRTLRLIERHRPQSLCAPPTVYRLLVLEPLDRYDLSSLRSCVSAGEPLNPEVIHIWEKATGVTIRDGYGQTETVCVVANWPGLPVKPGSMGKPSPHAEVAIIDQEGRVLPPGQEGDIAIRVEPHRPVGIFREYWKDPEGTAARRVGPWYITGDRGIMDEDGYFWFIGRADDVIISAGYRIGPFEVESALVEHPAVAEAAVVASPDPVRGSVVKAFVVLAPGYEPSPALAAELQEHVKNTTAPYKYPREIEFVPDLPKTISGKIRRVELREREMQRKAAQAPGAGSGTGGAPGPAGPAGGPGAAGGAARG from the coding sequence ATGGGGACCTTTCGCATCGAGGTGCCCGAGCGGTACAACTTCGCCCGCGACACCGTCGACCGCTGGGCGGAAGATCCCGAACGGCTGGCGATGCTGTGGGTAGACGACGAGGGCGGCGGCCATCCCTATACCTTCCGCCATTTCGCCGAGCGCTCCCGCCGGGTGGCGGGCCTTCTGCGCTCGCTGGGGATCGGCCCGGGCGACCGGGTGCTGGTGGTGCTGGGCCGGGAGGTCGCCTGGTGGGAGGTCATGCTGGGACTGATCCGGCTGGGTGCGATTCCCGCCCCGGGGACCACCCTGCTCACCGCCCGGGATCTGGCCTACCGGATCCAGCGCACGGAGGCGGCGGCCATCGTGGCCGATCCCGAGGTGGCGGAGCGGGTCGACACCGTCGCCAGCCAGTGCCCTTCCTTGCGGGTTCGCATCGTCACCGGCGGCCCGCGGCCCGGCTGGATCCCCTACGAGGAGGCCGTGGCCGCCGCCGGCCCCGACGAGGGGGAGGACACCGCCGCCAGCGACCCCATGCTGATCTACTTCACGTCGGGCACCACCGGCTATCCCAAGATGGTCCTGCACGAGCACAGCTATCCCCTGGGCCACCGGGTGACGGGCGAGCTCTGGTGCGGCCTGCGTCCCGGCGACCTGCACTGGAACGTCTCCGATACGGGCTGGGCCAAGGCCGCCTGGTCCAGCTTCTGCGGGCCGTGGGTGGCCGGGGCGCAGGTGCTGGTCGACCACAAGCCGGGCAAGTTCGATCCGCAGCGGACCCTGCGGCTCATCGAGCGCCACCGGCCGCAAAGCCTCTGCGCGCCGCCCACGGTGTACCGCCTGCTGGTGCTGGAACCCCTGGACCGCTATGACCTCTCCAGCCTGCGCTCCTGCGTCTCGGCGGGCGAGCCCCTGAACCCCGAGGTGATCCACATCTGGGAGAAGGCCACGGGCGTCACCATCCGGGACGGCTACGGCCAGACGGAGACGGTGTGCGTGGTGGCCAATTGGCCCGGTCTGCCGGTCAAGCCGGGCTCCATGGGCAAGCCCTCGCCCCATGCCGAGGTGGCCATCATCGACCAGGAGGGACGGGTGCTGCCGCCGGGGCAGGAGGGTGACATCGCCATCCGGGTCGAGCCCCACCGCCCGGTGGGGATCTTCCGCGAGTACTGGAAGGACCCCGAGGGCACGGCCGCCCGCCGCGTCGGTCCGTGGTACATCACCGGGGACCGCGGCATTATGGACGAGGACGGCTACTTCTGGTTCATCGGCCGGGCCGACGACGTGATCATCAGCGCCGGCTACCGCATCGGCCCCTTCGAGGTGGAAAGCGCCCTGGTGGAGCACCCTGCCGTGGCCGAGGCCGCCGTGGTGGCAAGCCCCGACCCCGTCCGCGGCAGCGTCGTCAAGGCCTTCGTGGTGCTGGCGCCGGGCTACGAGCCCAGCCCCGCCCTGGCCGCCGAGCTGCAGGAGCACGTGAAGAACACCACCGCACCCTACAAGTACCCGCGGGAGATCGAGTTCGTGCCCGACCTGCCCAAGACCATCTCCGGGAAGATCCGGCGGGTGGAGCTGCGGGAACGGGAAATGCAACGCAAGGCGGCCCAGGCGCCCGGCGCCGGCAGCGGCACGGGCGGGGCGCCGGGCCCGGCAGGCCCGGCGGGCGGACCGGGGGCCGCGGGCGGGGCGGCCCGAGGCTAG
- a CDS encoding ABC-F family ATP-binding cassette domain-containing protein, giving the protein MAGGWDPGAVLLDVQGVTRSLGGREILRGVDLRVRAGDRLGLVGPNGAGKSTLLRILAGVLEPDGGRVHRAQGLAVGYLPQDPAAIQGGTVLEAVLDGFGELLVLRRQLAELEDRIARTASRPSAAAPGPQGEPLQGLLDRYGRLQERFQQQDGYAMEARARQVLLGLGFHPDEFERPPASLSGGQRVRLGLARVLVARPPLLLLDEPTNHLDVAAAAWLEDHLATYPGAVVLVSHDRGLLARACNRIAELVDGRLGLYDGNYDAYRRERSLRRQQAAAAYRAYQEERRRLEDFVARYRAGNRATQAKDRERKLDRLERQAPPPPPPPPPLPRIRLDAGSPSHEVVFRLEGAGHRYGEGPWLFRDLHAVVRRRQRIGVLGPNGAGKSTLLRLLAGDLEPVSGQVVRGEGVRVGYLDQLLGLTDPRRTVLEEYVAATGMTVAEARHALARFLFRGEAVHQPVGSLSGGERSRLILARLAALRANVLILDEPTNHLDLETREVLEEALARYPGTLVVTSHDRAFLEPLVETIWWVEDGRVEQAPGPLSRWLAARLSQRAEPAGPEAGTTVIQPPPRGPAAGAAGQAHGGAAGGGPSRPAPAANLSRDRLRRLAQQVRSLEEAIAQLEQEQAGLVQKLSDPAFLARGGAAVASAARRAESLAWELEARMAEWESLSRLLEQAAVPGRGSEGGGAAALQ; this is encoded by the coding sequence GTGGCGGGCGGGTGGGATCCGGGGGCCGTGCTGCTGGACGTCCAGGGCGTGACCCGCAGCCTGGGCGGGCGGGAGATCCTCCGGGGCGTCGATTTGCGGGTGCGGGCGGGCGACCGCCTGGGACTGGTGGGTCCCAACGGCGCCGGCAAGTCCACGCTGCTGCGCATCCTGGCCGGGGTGCTGGAGCCGGACGGCGGCCGGGTCCACCGGGCCCAGGGCCTGGCCGTGGGCTACCTGCCCCAGGATCCTGCGGCGATCCAGGGGGGCACCGTGCTGGAAGCGGTCCTGGACGGCTTCGGCGAGTTGCTGGTCCTGCGTCGCCAGCTGGCGGAACTGGAAGATCGCATCGCCCGGACCGCATCCCGGCCGTCCGCGGCGGCGCCGGGCCCGCAGGGCGAACCCCTCCAGGGGCTGCTGGACCGGTACGGGCGGCTCCAGGAGCGGTTCCAGCAGCAGGACGGCTATGCCATGGAGGCCCGGGCGCGCCAGGTCCTGCTGGGGCTCGGCTTCCACCCGGACGAGTTCGAGCGCCCGCCGGCGTCCCTCAGCGGCGGCCAGCGGGTGCGCCTGGGCCTGGCCCGGGTCCTGGTGGCCCGCCCGCCCCTGCTGCTCCTGGACGAGCCGACCAACCACCTGGACGTGGCGGCGGCTGCCTGGCTGGAGGACCACCTGGCCACGTACCCCGGGGCCGTGGTGCTGGTGTCCCACGACCGGGGCCTGCTGGCCCGGGCCTGCAACCGCATCGCCGAGCTGGTGGACGGGCGGCTCGGGCTGTACGACGGCAACTACGACGCCTACCGCCGGGAGCGCAGCCTGCGCCGCCAGCAGGCGGCTGCCGCCTACCGCGCCTACCAGGAGGAGCGCCGCCGCCTGGAGGACTTCGTGGCCCGCTACCGGGCCGGCAACCGGGCCACCCAGGCGAAGGACCGGGAAAGGAAGCTGGACCGCCTGGAGCGGCAGGCGCCCCCACCGCCCCCGCCACCGCCGCCGCTGCCCCGCATCCGCCTGGACGCGGGCAGCCCTTCCCACGAGGTGGTGTTCCGCCTGGAGGGGGCGGGCCACCGCTACGGGGAAGGCCCGTGGCTCTTCCGCGATCTCCATGCCGTGGTGCGGCGGAGACAGCGCATCGGGGTGCTGGGTCCCAACGGGGCCGGGAAGTCGACCCTGTTGCGGCTGCTGGCGGGCGACCTGGAACCCGTGTCGGGCCAGGTGGTACGCGGCGAGGGCGTCCGGGTGGGCTACCTCGACCAGCTGCTGGGCCTGACCGACCCCCGGCGCACGGTCCTGGAGGAGTACGTGGCGGCCACGGGCATGACCGTGGCCGAGGCCCGTCACGCCCTGGCGCGCTTCCTCTTCCGCGGGGAGGCCGTCCACCAGCCGGTCGGTTCCTTGAGCGGCGGCGAGCGCAGCCGCCTCATCCTGGCCCGGCTGGCCGCCCTGCGGGCCAACGTGCTGATCCTGGACGAGCCGACCAACCACCTGGACCTGGAGACCCGCGAGGTCCTGGAGGAGGCCCTGGCCCGCTACCCCGGGACGCTGGTGGTGACAAGCCACGATCGCGCCTTTCTGGAGCCGCTGGTAGAGACCATCTGGTGGGTGGAAGACGGCCGGGTCGAGCAGGCGCCGGGGCCTCTCAGCCGCTGGCTGGCGGCCCGCCTGAGCCAGCGGGCGGAACCCGCCGGGCCGGAGGCCGGTACCACCGTGATCCAGCCGCCGCCCCGGGGGCCGGCCGCCGGCGCCGCAGGACAAGCGCACGGCGGAGCCGCCGGGGGCGGGCCGTCCCGGCCCGCGCCGGCCGCCAACCTCTCCCGCGACCGGCTGCGCCGGCTGGCCCAGCAGGTCCGGTCGCTGGAAGAGGCGATTGCCCAGCTGGAGCAGGAGCAAGCCGGCCTGGTGCAAAAGCTTTCGGACCCGGCCTTCCTGGCCCGGGGTGGCGCGGCGGTGGCGTCCGCGGCGCGCCGGGCGGAAAGCCTGGCCTGGGAGCTTGAGGCGCGCATGGCGGAATGGGAGAGCTTGAGCCGGCTGCTGGAACAAGCCGCCGTGCCGGGGCGGGGGAGCGAGGGCGGCGGCGCCGCCGCCCTGCAGTGA
- a CDS encoding Glu/Leu/Phe/Val family dehydrogenase, translated as MPEAQHSPLRAAQKQLAAVVERLGLGPDVYELLKEPARVIEVSIPVRMDNGRLKLFKGYRAQHCDVLGPTKGGIRFHPRVDLDEVKALAIWMTFKCALLGLPYGGAKGGVICDPRELSRRELEELSRGYIRALAGFIGPDRDIPAPDVNTSDQVMGWMLDEFSRITGHPNPAVITGKPLVLGGSRGRGEATGRGVVVTIREAARVLGMDMQQMTAAIQGFGKVGSWVARYLHRAGTRVVAVVDAYGGVYNPAGLDVEALFAYGRQNGTVRDFPGGQPIDNEALFRLPVDVLVPAALENVITEENAPHIQARIIAEGANGPTTPEADEILYRRGIFVLPDILANAGGVTVSYFEWVQNLMQYYWSEEQVVRQLERLMVGAFKAVYRCHVEESVPMRLAAYMVAIDRLAEALIARGWVPATDYHHVPQPEPAEAAVDVFREPATPV; from the coding sequence ATGCCGGAGGCACAGCACTCGCCTCTGAGGGCTGCCCAGAAGCAGCTGGCCGCCGTGGTCGAGCGGCTGGGGCTGGGGCCCGACGTATATGAGTTGCTGAAAGAGCCGGCCCGTGTCATCGAGGTGTCCATTCCCGTCCGGATGGACAACGGCCGGCTCAAGCTTTTCAAGGGCTATCGTGCCCAGCACTGCGACGTGCTGGGACCCACCAAGGGAGGCATCCGCTTCCACCCCCGGGTCGACCTGGACGAGGTCAAGGCCCTGGCCATCTGGATGACCTTCAAGTGCGCCCTGCTGGGGCTCCCCTACGGCGGGGCCAAGGGCGGCGTGATCTGCGATCCGCGGGAGCTTTCCCGGCGGGAGCTGGAGGAACTTAGCCGCGGCTACATCCGCGCGCTGGCCGGGTTCATCGGTCCCGACCGGGACATCCCGGCACCCGACGTCAACACGTCGGACCAGGTGATGGGCTGGATGCTGGACGAGTTCTCCCGGATCACCGGCCACCCCAACCCCGCGGTGATCACGGGCAAGCCGCTGGTCTTGGGCGGTTCCCGCGGCCGGGGCGAGGCGACGGGGCGGGGCGTGGTGGTTACCATCCGGGAGGCCGCCCGGGTCCTGGGCATGGACATGCAGCAGATGACCGCGGCCATCCAGGGCTTCGGCAAGGTCGGCAGCTGGGTGGCCCGCTACCTGCACCGCGCGGGTACCCGGGTGGTGGCGGTGGTGGACGCCTACGGCGGCGTCTACAACCCGGCGGGGCTCGACGTCGAGGCGCTCTTTGCCTACGGCCGCCAGAACGGGACGGTGCGCGACTTCCCCGGCGGCCAGCCCATCGACAATGAGGCCCTGTTCCGGCTGCCGGTGGACGTGCTGGTCCCCGCCGCCCTGGAGAACGTGATCACCGAGGAGAACGCGCCCCACATCCAGGCGCGCATCATCGCCGAAGGGGCCAACGGCCCCACCACTCCCGAGGCCGACGAGATCCTCTACCGGCGGGGCATCTTCGTGCTGCCGGACATCCTGGCCAACGCCGGCGGCGTCACGGTCTCCTACTTCGAGTGGGTCCAGAACCTGATGCAGTACTACTGGTCGGAAGAACAGGTGGTGCGGCAGCTGGAGCGCCTCATGGTCGGCGCCTTCAAGGCGGTCTACCGCTGTCATGTGGAAGAGTCCGTCCCCATGCGCCTGGCGGCCTACATGGTGGCCATCGACCGCCTGGCCGAGGCGCTGATCGCCCGGGGCTGGGTGCCCGCCACCGACTACCACCACGTGCCCCAGCCGGAGCCGGCGGAAGCGGCCGTCGACGTCTTTCGCGAGCCCGCCACGCCGGTGTAA